In Neorhizobium sp. NCHU2750, a single genomic region encodes these proteins:
- the pyrH gene encoding UMP kinase, with the protein MSSKPIYKRVLLKASGEALMGSQGFGIDVAVADRIASDIAEARRMGVEVGVVVGGGNIFRGVAVASKGGDRVTGDHMGMLATVINALALATSLRKLDIDTVVLSAIAMPEICESFSQRQALHHMGQGRVVIFAGGTGNPFFTTDSAAALRAAEIGAEAIFKGTQVDGIYSADPKKDPHATRFDALTHSEVLEKGLAVMDVAAVALARENHIPIIVFSIHEAGGFTEILTGGGCKTIVSDN; encoded by the coding sequence ATGTCGTCCAAGCCCATCTACAAGCGTGTTCTCCTCAAGGCCTCCGGCGAGGCTCTCATGGGGAGCCAAGGTTTTGGCATCGATGTCGCGGTCGCCGACCGTATCGCTTCCGATATCGCCGAAGCGCGCCGCATGGGCGTCGAGGTCGGTGTCGTCGTTGGCGGCGGCAATATTTTTCGCGGTGTAGCCGTTGCATCCAAGGGTGGCGACCGGGTGACCGGCGACCACATGGGCATGCTGGCGACCGTCATCAACGCGCTGGCACTCGCCACCTCGCTGCGCAAGCTCGATATCGATACCGTGGTCCTCTCCGCGATCGCCATGCCGGAGATCTGCGAGAGCTTCTCGCAGCGCCAGGCGCTGCATCACATGGGGCAGGGCCGCGTGGTGATCTTCGCCGGCGGTACCGGCAACCCGTTCTTCACCACCGATTCCGCTGCGGCGCTGCGCGCGGCCGAAATCGGCGCCGAGGCGATCTTCAAGGGCACGCAGGTGGACGGGATCTATTCGGCCGATCCGAAGAAGGATCCGCATGCCACCCGCTTCGATGCATTGACCCATAGCGAAGTGCTCGAAAAGGGGCTTGCCGTGATGGACGTGGCCGCGGTGGCGCTTGCCCGCGAGAACCACATTCCGATCATCGTCTTCTCCATTCATGAAGCCGGCGGCTTTACCGAGATCTTGACCGGCGGCGGATGCAAGACGATCGTATCCGACAATTGA
- the tsf gene encoding translation elongation factor Ts, with amino-acid sequence MAEITAALVKELREKSGAGMMDCKKALTENNGDIEAAIDWLRAKGIAKADKKSGRTAAEGLIGVASSGTKAVVVEVNSETDFVARNDAFQGMVRGVADVALTTDGTVEAVGAAIYPETGKTVTDTIKDAVATIGENMNLRRSAALEVEDGVVATYIHNAAADRLGKLGVLVALKSTGNKDALTAIGRQVAMHIAATAPLAIRAEEVDAAVAERERHVFIEQARESGKPEAIIEKMVEGRMRKFFEEVALLSQAFVINPDLTVGAAIKEAEKEVGAPIEVTGMARLLLGEGVEKEETDFAAEVAAAAKG; translated from the coding sequence ATGGCTGAAATCACCGCTGCACTGGTGAAGGAACTGCGCGAAAAGTCCGGCGCAGGCATGATGGACTGCAAGAAGGCGCTGACCGAAAACAACGGCGACATCGAAGCAGCAATCGACTGGCTGCGCGCCAAGGGCATTGCCAAGGCCGACAAGAAGTCGGGCCGCACGGCTGCCGAAGGCCTGATCGGCGTTGCCTCGAGCGGCACCAAGGCTGTCGTCGTCGAAGTCAACTCCGAAACCGACTTCGTTGCCCGTAACGATGCCTTCCAGGGCATGGTTCGCGGCGTTGCCGACGTTGCTCTCACCACCGACGGTACTGTTGAAGCCGTTGGCGCTGCGATCTACCCGGAGACCGGCAAGACCGTTACCGACACGATCAAGGACGCTGTTGCCACGATCGGCGAAAACATGAATCTGCGCCGTTCGGCTGCACTCGAAGTGGAAGACGGCGTCGTTGCCACCTATATCCACAACGCTGCTGCAGACCGTCTCGGCAAGCTCGGCGTTCTCGTCGCGCTGAAGTCGACCGGTAACAAGGACGCTCTGACGGCAATCGGCCGCCAGGTTGCCATGCACATTGCTGCAACGGCGCCGCTCGCCATCCGCGCCGAAGAAGTCGATGCCGCTGTCGCCGAGCGCGAGCGTCACGTCTTCATCGAGCAGGCCCGCGAATCCGGCAAGCCGGAAGCGATCATCGAAAAGATGGTCGAAGGCCGCATGCGCAAGTTCTTCGAGGAAGTTGCGCTCCTGTCGCAGGCTTTCGTCATCAATCCCGACCTGACGGTCGGTGCTGCGATCAAGGAAGCTGAAAAGGAAGTCGGCGCTCCGATCGAAGTTACCGGCATGGCCCGCCTGCTGCTCGGCGAAGGCGTCGAAAAGGAAGAGACCGACTTCGCCGCAGAAGTGGCTGCCGCTGCAAAGGGCTGA
- the rpsB gene encoding 30S ribosomal protein S2, translating into MALPDFSMRQLLEAGVHFGHQTHRWNPKMKPYIFGDRNNIHIIDLAQTVPMLSRALQVVSDTVARGGRVLFVGTKRQASELIADSAKRSAQYYVNSRWLGGMMTNWKTISNSIARLRKLDEILSSEQSGYSKKERLNLEREREKLDKALGGIRDMGGVPDLMFIIDTNKEKIAIDEAKRLGIPVVAIIDSNCDPDLIDFPIPGNDDASRAIALYCDLIARAAIDGIARQQGAAGRDLGASAEVPVEPALEGEAEA; encoded by the coding sequence ATGGCATTGCCCGATTTCTCTATGCGTCAGCTCCTCGAAGCAGGCGTCCACTTCGGTCACCAGACTCACCGCTGGAACCCGAAGATGAAGCCGTATATTTTCGGCGACCGTAACAACATCCACATCATCGACCTGGCTCAGACCGTTCCGATGCTGTCGCGCGCCCTTCAGGTCGTGTCCGACACCGTTGCTCGTGGCGGCCGCGTTCTGTTCGTTGGCACCAAGCGTCAGGCTTCCGAGCTGATCGCCGATTCGGCCAAGCGTTCTGCCCAGTACTACGTCAACTCCCGCTGGCTCGGCGGCATGATGACCAACTGGAAGACCATTTCGAACTCGATCGCCCGTCTGCGCAAGCTCGACGAGATCCTGTCTTCGGAACAGTCCGGCTACTCCAAGAAGGAGCGCCTGAACCTCGAGCGCGAACGCGAGAAGCTGGACAAGGCTCTCGGCGGTATTCGCGACATGGGCGGCGTTCCGGACCTGATGTTCATCATCGACACCAACAAGGAAAAGATCGCGATCGACGAAGCCAAGCGCCTCGGCATCCCGGTCGTTGCCATCATCGACTCGAACTGCGATCCGGACCTGATCGACTTCCCGATCCCGGGTAACGACGACGCTTCGCGTGCGATTGCTCTCTACTGCGACCTGATTGCCCGCGCTGCCATCGACGGCATCGCTCGCCAGCAGGGCGCTGCAGGCCGCGACCTCGGCGCTTCCGCCGAAGTTCCGGTCGAGCCGGCTCTCGAAGGCGAAGCCGAAGCTTAA
- a CDS encoding cell envelope integrity EipB family protein — MLRMSLALFLVTGAGVASAAPLTADNAARLLVPHRAVYDLKLKNASDRSGIEGMFGRMVYEFTGSACTGFTTNFRLVTKINTGEDTRVSDQQTKTFEDLAAGKFHFETKSFTDEQLDKTVTGDASEGKDGVKVELGSAGGREVELPTSAFPTTHMLDIIEQAKQNKRIFETRVFDGSENGDQSLLTSTIIGKSETPEKGDADAAAAGDFAKAPYWPVTIAYFNDGATGDPTPVYNMSFKLYENGITRDLTMDYGDFSLTGSLVKLELLKKQQDPCPVVPQ, encoded by the coding sequence ATGCTGCGCATGAGCCTCGCGCTGTTTCTCGTCACCGGTGCCGGTGTCGCATCCGCTGCGCCTCTGACCGCCGATAACGCCGCCCGGCTTCTGGTGCCGCATCGCGCGGTCTATGACCTGAAGCTCAAGAACGCATCGGACCGGTCGGGGATCGAGGGCATGTTCGGCCGCATGGTGTATGAATTCACCGGCTCGGCCTGCACCGGTTTCACCACCAATTTCCGTCTCGTGACGAAGATCAATACGGGCGAGGATACGCGGGTCAGCGACCAGCAGACCAAGACGTTCGAGGATCTGGCCGCCGGAAAGTTCCATTTCGAGACCAAGTCCTTCACCGATGAACAGCTGGACAAGACCGTGACCGGCGATGCCAGCGAAGGCAAGGACGGGGTGAAGGTCGAGCTTGGCAGTGCCGGTGGCCGCGAGGTGGAGCTTCCGACCAGCGCCTTCCCGACCACGCATATGCTCGACATCATCGAACAGGCCAAGCAGAACAAGCGGATCTTCGAGACGCGGGTGTTCGACGGTTCGGAAAACGGCGACCAGTCGTTGCTGACATCGACGATCATCGGCAAATCCGAAACGCCGGAAAAGGGCGATGCGGATGCCGCGGCGGCGGGCGATTTTGCCAAGGCCCCCTACTGGCCTGTGACGATCGCCTATTTCAACGATGGTGCCACCGGCGATCCCACGCCTGTCTACAACATGTCGTTCAAGCTCTACGAAAATGGCATCACCCGTGACCTGACGATGGATTACGGCGATTTCTCGCTGACCGGCAGTCTGGTCAAGCTCGAGTTGCTGAAAAAGCAGCAGGATCCCTGTCCGGTTGTGCCGCAATAA
- a CDS encoding RidA family protein, with amino-acid sequence MSAAIESRLKELGITLPEAAAPAANYLPTRISGNMLYVSGQLPLENGKIAAIGLLGAEIDVAAGQRAAELCAINVIAQAKAALGGDLSKIRQFVKLTSFVASAPGFTEQHLVTNGASNLVANVFGDAGKHARSAVGMAGLPFNAAVEVEAIIEIEA; translated from the coding sequence ATGTCCGCTGCCATCGAAAGCCGCCTGAAGGAACTTGGAATAACCCTCCCCGAGGCCGCCGCTCCCGCCGCCAATTATCTGCCGACGCGCATCAGCGGCAACATGCTGTATGTCTCGGGCCAACTGCCGCTCGAAAACGGCAAGATTGCCGCGATCGGCCTTCTCGGCGCCGAAATCGATGTCGCCGCCGGCCAGCGCGCTGCCGAACTCTGCGCCATCAACGTCATCGCCCAGGCAAAGGCTGCCCTCGGCGGCGACCTGTCGAAGATCCGCCAGTTCGTCAAGCTGACGAGCTTCGTCGCCTCCGCGCCCGGCTTCACCGAACAGCACCTCGTCACCAACGGCGCATCCAACCTCGTCGCCAATGTCTTCGGCGATGCCGGCAAGCATGCCCGTTCGGCCGTCGGCATGGCCGGCCTGCCCTTCAACGCCGCCGTCGAAGTCGAAGCCATTATCGAGATCGAAGCATGA
- a CDS encoding glycerophosphodiester phosphodiesterase translates to MTIQNSGQNSDASWIKDVPVAHRGFHDMNNKVWENTLSAFSRAVEAGFAIECDLQLSADSIPMVFHDDKLDRVCGIHGDVRERTAAELGMLSVGGTADKIPSLKQMLALVAGRVPLVIELKGRTAEEDDGFVEIVLEELEAYKGKVALMSFDHHLVRDLKKVGAPYPIGLTAEGNTPEEFFKHDEMTQLGLDFVSYNCAHLPNSFVAAQRQQGLVMITWTVRDEKARETTYKYADQMTFEGFDPRTSPTA, encoded by the coding sequence ATGACAATTCAAAATTCTGGGCAAAATTCCGACGCCTCCTGGATCAAGGACGTGCCGGTCGCTCACCGCGGCTTTCACGACATGAACAACAAGGTCTGGGAGAATACGCTCTCGGCATTCTCCCGCGCCGTCGAGGCCGGTTTCGCCATCGAATGCGACCTGCAGCTTTCCGCCGACAGCATTCCCATGGTCTTCCATGACGACAAGCTCGACCGCGTCTGCGGCATTCACGGCGACGTTCGCGAACGCACCGCCGCCGAACTCGGCATGCTGTCCGTCGGCGGCACCGCCGACAAGATCCCGTCCTTGAAGCAGATGCTGGCGCTCGTTGCCGGCCGCGTGCCGCTCGTCATCGAGTTGAAGGGCCGCACGGCCGAAGAGGATGACGGCTTTGTCGAGATCGTGCTCGAGGAGCTTGAAGCCTACAAGGGCAAGGTGGCGCTGATGAGCTTCGACCATCATCTGGTCCGCGACCTGAAGAAGGTGGGCGCCCCCTACCCGATCGGACTGACCGCCGAAGGCAACACGCCGGAAGAGTTCTTCAAGCACGACGAAATGACCCAGCTTGGCCTCGATTTCGTCTCCTACAACTGCGCCCATCTGCCAAACAGCTTTGTCGCCGCCCAGAGACAGCAAGGACTTGTGATGATCACCTGGACGGTAAGGGATGAAAAGGCGCGCGAGACCACCTATAAATATGCAGATCAGATGACGTTCGAGGGTTTCGACCCGCGCACGTCGCCCACTGCATAA
- a CDS encoding GNAT family N-acetyltransferase encodes MSANLLIRIEKSFSAISPQSWSRLAGASKDPSAGIPYNPFLSHAFLSSLEESGSAAARSGWLGHHVLLENQERTLIGAIPAYLKNHSQGEYVFDHGWADAFERAGGRYYPKLQCSIPFTPATGPRLLVSSGYDRDTTQTTLAAGLQEVTRQLGVSSAHVTFVPEDEVEIFEETDYLHRTDKQFHFINEGYADHNAFLETLASRKRKALKKERRAAIENGISIDWLTGSDLTEDIWDQFFAFYMDTGGRKWGRPYLTRSFYSLIGERMADDILLVMAKRDGRYVAGAINFIGGDTLYGRHWGCIEDHPFLHFEVCYHQAIDFALANGLKRVEAGAQGEHKLARGYLPVTTHSMHYIAHPGLRKAIADYLEHEREDIEDMNEYLTEHSPFRKGERQQDD; translated from the coding sequence ATGTCCGCAAACCTTTTGATCCGCATCGAAAAATCTTTCTCCGCGATCAGCCCGCAAAGCTGGTCGCGGCTTGCCGGCGCCTCGAAGGATCCCTCCGCGGGGATCCCCTACAATCCCTTTCTCTCGCATGCCTTCCTGTCCTCGTTGGAGGAATCCGGCTCTGCGGCCGCCAGGAGCGGATGGCTCGGCCACCACGTCCTCCTGGAAAACCAGGAGCGAACCCTCATCGGCGCCATTCCCGCCTATCTGAAAAACCACAGCCAGGGCGAATATGTCTTCGACCACGGCTGGGCCGATGCCTTCGAGCGGGCCGGCGGGCGCTATTATCCGAAACTGCAATGCTCCATCCCCTTCACGCCTGCCACCGGCCCTCGCCTGCTCGTCTCATCCGGCTATGATCGCGACACGACACAGACGACGCTTGCGGCAGGTCTCCAGGAAGTGACGCGCCAGCTTGGCGTCTCCTCCGCCCACGTGACCTTCGTGCCGGAAGACGAGGTGGAGATTTTCGAGGAAACGGACTACCTGCACCGCACCGACAAGCAGTTCCATTTCATCAACGAAGGTTATGCCGACCACAACGCCTTCCTCGAAACGCTGGCATCGCGCAAGCGCAAGGCCTTGAAGAAGGAACGTCGTGCCGCAATCGAAAACGGCATCTCAATCGACTGGCTGACCGGCAGCGACCTCACCGAGGATATCTGGGATCAGTTCTTCGCCTTCTACATGGATACCGGCGGGCGCAAATGGGGCCGGCCCTATCTCACCCGCAGCTTCTATTCGCTGATCGGCGAGCGCATGGCCGACGACATCCTGCTCGTCATGGCCAAGCGCGACGGTCGCTACGTCGCCGGCGCGATCAATTTCATCGGCGGGGATACGCTTTATGGCCGCCATTGGGGCTGCATCGAGGACCACCCCTTCCTGCATTTCGAGGTCTGCTATCACCAGGCGATCGATTTCGCGCTCGCCAACGGCCTGAAGCGGGTCGAGGCCGGAGCACAGGGCGAACACAAGCTGGCACGCGGCTACCTGCCCGTCACCACCCACTCGATGCACTACATCGCTCATCCCGGCCTTCGAAAGGCAATCGCCGACTACCTCGAGCATGAACGCGAGGATATCGAGGACATGAACGAATACCTGACCGAACACAGCCCGTTCCGAAAGGGCGAGCGGCAACAGGACGACTGA
- a CDS encoding HIT family protein, translating into MSYDDTNIFAKILRGEIPCHRVYEDADTLAFMDVMPQSKGHLLVIPKAPSRNILDADPAVLAKVMPIVQKLAVAAKDAFDADGITVTQFNEPAAGQTVYHLHFHIIPRYEGAALKPHTGAMEDHGVLAALAEQVKAAL; encoded by the coding sequence ATGAGCTATGACGACACCAACATCTTCGCAAAAATCCTGCGCGGTGAGATCCCCTGCCATCGTGTCTACGAGGATGCCGATACGCTCGCCTTCATGGATGTCATGCCCCAGTCGAAAGGTCACCTCCTGGTGATACCGAAGGCCCCGTCGCGCAATATCCTGGATGCCGATCCGGCCGTTCTGGCGAAGGTGATGCCGATCGTCCAGAAACTTGCGGTCGCCGCCAAGGACGCTTTCGATGCCGACGGCATCACAGTCACCCAATTCAACGAACCGGCTGCCGGCCAGACCGTCTATCACCTGCATTTCCACATCATCCCGCGTTACGAGGGTGCCGCCCTCAAGCCGCATACCGGCGCGATGGAAGACCATGGCGTGCTCGCGGCACTTGCGGAACAGGTAAAGGCCGCGCTCTAA
- a CDS encoding DUF1989 domain-containing protein: MSISRPVAAPADAAERRAAKPVVVYPNGTLPAPDMGTLEAAREHLTKIDEVIAAPREAATFRVPKGHFFRIVSVDGPQVGDLNLWNANDLSERFFSGKTRALHATHVSTGDRLWSTMPALRPMATITHDTLSWYGFDADGGGIHDVIGTRCDPYTNRLLSGGDYHHCCHSNLTRALGRAKALNFSEAERHVHDVLNVFMCTGFTRDTQQYFMKASPVRPGDYIEFFAEIDLLGALSACPGGDCSTGHSSDEAACYPLKVEIFKPDMALLADYAFPEPNGYRSPD, encoded by the coding sequence ATGAGCATTTCCAGACCCGTCGCGGCTCCGGCCGATGCCGCCGAGCGCCGCGCTGCGAAGCCCGTCGTCGTTTATCCCAACGGTACATTGCCCGCACCCGACATGGGTACGCTCGAGGCCGCGCGTGAACACCTGACCAAGATCGACGAGGTGATTGCCGCACCGCGCGAGGCGGCGACGTTTCGGGTCCCCAAGGGGCATTTCTTCCGTATCGTCAGCGTCGATGGCCCGCAGGTCGGCGATCTCAACCTGTGGAATGCCAACGACCTGTCGGAGCGCTTCTTCAGCGGCAAGACGCGGGCGCTGCATGCCACACATGTGTCGACCGGCGACCGGCTGTGGAGCACCATGCCGGCACTCAGGCCGATGGCGACGATCACCCATGACACGCTGTCATGGTATGGTTTCGATGCGGATGGCGGCGGCATTCACGATGTCATCGGCACGCGCTGCGATCCCTATACGAACAGGCTGCTTTCCGGCGGGGACTATCACCATTGCTGCCATTCGAACCTGACACGGGCGCTCGGCCGGGCCAAGGCACTGAATTTCAGCGAGGCTGAACGGCATGTGCATGATGTGCTGAACGTCTTCATGTGCACCGGTTTCACCCGCGACACGCAGCAATATTTCATGAAGGCAAGCCCGGTGAGGCCGGGAGACTATATCGAGTTCTTCGCCGAAATCGATCTTCTGGGTGCCCTGTCAGCCTGCCCGGGCGGCGATTGCAGCACCGGTCATTCCAGCGACGAGGCTGCCTGCTATCCGCTGAAGGTCGAGATCTTCAAGCCCGACATGGCGCTTCTGGCCGACTATGCGTTTCCGGAACCGAATGGTTACCGCAGTCCGGACTGA
- a CDS encoding AzlD domain-containing protein, whose protein sequence is MLEDYWVYVLIAVAGFIATDFWRWLGVLAGNRLNEESEALHWVRAVATALVMAVTAKLIVFPTGTLAHSPLWLRLAAAGIGFAIFLATGKKVVVGVAAPIIILVVGLTLV, encoded by the coding sequence ATGCTGGAAGACTATTGGGTCTATGTGCTGATTGCTGTCGCGGGCTTCATTGCCACCGATTTCTGGCGCTGGCTCGGCGTTTTGGCCGGCAACCGGTTGAACGAGGAGTCCGAGGCACTTCACTGGGTGAGGGCGGTGGCAACCGCTCTTGTCATGGCGGTGACGGCAAAGCTGATCGTATTTCCGACAGGCACGCTTGCCCACTCCCCGCTCTGGCTGAGGCTTGCTGCGGCCGGCATCGGTTTCGCAATCTTTCTTGCGACGGGGAAGAAAGTGGTGGTCGGTGTTGCCGCCCCGATCATCATTCTGGTCGTCGGGCTGACGCTGGTCTGA
- a CDS encoding AzlC family ABC transporter permease, whose translation MSAEQRVERGGFNWFLTGMRGVLSLPAIILMTSYVGFSAFALQAGLTRAEAVTMTLGIWALPSQMILVGSMLGGANIAASFLAVTLSAIRMMPMVASIMPEMRTPKTPVWKLLFLSHFIAITSWVFASMHLKEVPKEHRVAYFAGFAMTLTLANTAVVGISYGIVSQFPPVVAGALFMLTPVYFISSIWASARQPVVKFAFIIGVVSGPLLALVAPQFDVLIAGIGGGTIAYLIDRYRRRKQGLAGERA comes from the coding sequence ATGTCTGCAGAGCAGCGCGTGGAGCGCGGCGGCTTTAACTGGTTCCTGACCGGCATGCGTGGCGTGCTGTCGCTTCCGGCCATCATCCTCATGACATCCTATGTCGGCTTCAGCGCCTTTGCGCTTCAGGCCGGGCTTACCCGCGCAGAGGCAGTGACCATGACGCTCGGCATCTGGGCCTTGCCGTCGCAAATGATTCTGGTCGGGTCGATGCTGGGCGGCGCCAATATCGCCGCCTCTTTCCTGGCCGTGACGCTATCTGCGATCCGCATGATGCCGATGGTTGCCTCGATCATGCCGGAGATGCGCACGCCGAAGACGCCGGTGTGGAAGCTCTTGTTCCTGTCGCATTTCATCGCGATCACCTCCTGGGTGTTCGCCTCGATGCATCTGAAGGAGGTGCCGAAGGAACATCGCGTGGCCTATTTCGCCGGCTTTGCGATGACGCTGACGCTTGCCAACACGGCGGTAGTCGGCATCAGCTATGGTATCGTGTCACAATTCCCGCCGGTCGTGGCCGGTGCGCTGTTCATGCTGACGCCTGTCTATTTCATCTCGTCGATCTGGGCGAGTGCGCGCCAGCCGGTCGTCAAGTTCGCCTTCATCATCGGTGTGGTGTCCGGTCCGCTTCTGGCGCTTGTCGCGCCACAGTTCGATGTGCTGATCGCCGGGATCGGCGGTGGCACGATCGCCTATCTCATCGATCGCTACCGACGCCGTAAACAGGGACTGGCAGGGGAGCGCGCGTGA
- the clpA gene encoding ATP-dependent Clp protease ATP-binding subunit ClpA produces MPTFSPSLEKALHQALTFANERHHEYATLEHLLLALIDDADAAAVMGACNVNLESLRKTVADYVDNELANLVTGYDEDSKPTSGFQRVIQRAVIHVQSSGREEVTGANVLVAIFAERESHAAFFLQEQEMTRYDAVNYISHGIGKRPGSSQARTPRGSEESESEAKPSRGGEQDDGAAKKPQDALKAYCVNLNEKAKDGRIDPLIGRHSEVNRTIQVLCRRSKNNPLYVGDPGVGKTAIAEGLAKRIVEGKVPEALADATIFSLDMGTLLAGTRYRGDFEERLKQVVKELEDYPGAVLFIDEIHTVIGAGATSGGAMDASNLLKPALSSGQIRCIGSTTYKEYRQFFEKDRALVRRFQKIDVNEPSIDDAIEIMKGLKPYFEDYHKLRYTNEAIKSAVELSARYISDRKLPDKAIDVIDETGAAQMLLPASKRRKLITEKEIEATIATMARIPPKTVSKDDEMVLANLEKELRSVVYGQDAAIEALSTSIKLARAGLREPNKPIGSYVFSGPTGVGKTEVAKQLAASLGVELLRFDMSEYMERHTVSRLLGAPPGYVGFDQGGLLTDQVDQHPHSVVLLDEIEKAHPDIYNILLQVMDHGSLTDHNGKKIDFRNVILIMTTNAGASEMAKAAIGFGSSKRTGEDEEALNRLFTPEFRNRLDATIPFAPLPTAVIHQVVQKFVMQLETQLSERNVTFDLHDDAVAWLADKGYDEKMGARPLSRVIQEHIKKPLANEILFGALRKGGVVRVRVGKDENGKDKLVLDSIPEAVPVKPKPEAEVEEAAEEAKAKVAKPKAAKKAAPKGKAGGSAKAKADDDGDVIAEDAPKPRKGGTVPRVPKAK; encoded by the coding sequence GTGCCCACATTTTCGCCTAGTCTTGAAAAGGCGCTGCACCAGGCACTGACCTTCGCCAACGAGCGGCATCACGAATATGCCACGCTCGAGCATCTGCTTCTCGCGTTGATCGACGACGCGGATGCAGCGGCGGTCATGGGCGCTTGTAACGTCAACCTTGAAAGCCTGCGCAAGACCGTTGCCGATTACGTCGACAACGAACTTGCCAACCTCGTGACCGGCTATGACGAAGACTCGAAGCCCACTTCCGGCTTCCAGCGTGTCATTCAGCGGGCCGTCATCCATGTCCAGTCCTCCGGCCGCGAAGAAGTGACCGGCGCCAATGTGCTTGTCGCCATCTTTGCCGAACGTGAAAGCCATGCCGCCTTCTTCCTGCAGGAGCAGGAAATGACCCGCTACGACGCGGTCAACTACATCTCTCACGGAATCGGCAAGCGTCCGGGCTCCTCCCAGGCCCGCACGCCGCGTGGTTCCGAGGAGTCCGAATCGGAAGCCAAGCCTTCGCGTGGCGGAGAGCAGGACGATGGTGCAGCCAAGAAGCCGCAGGACGCGCTGAAGGCCTATTGCGTCAACCTGAACGAAAAGGCCAAGGATGGGCGCATCGATCCGCTGATCGGCCGTCATTCGGAGGTCAACCGGACGATCCAGGTGCTTTGCCGCCGCTCCAAGAACAACCCGCTTTATGTGGGGGATCCGGGCGTGGGCAAGACGGCGATCGCCGAAGGTCTCGCCAAGCGCATCGTCGAAGGCAAGGTGCCGGAAGCACTTGCCGACGCGACCATCTTCTCGCTCGACATGGGCACGTTGCTCGCCGGTACCCGCTATCGCGGTGACTTCGAGGAACGCCTGAAGCAGGTCGTCAAGGAACTGGAAGATTATCCGGGTGCCGTGCTGTTCATCGACGAGATCCACACCGTCATCGGTGCGGGCGCGACTTCGGGCGGTGCAATGGATGCGTCGAACCTGTTGAAGCCGGCTCTGTCCTCGGGACAGATCCGCTGCATCGGTTCGACCACCTACAAGGAATATCGCCAGTTCTTCGAAAAGGACCGGGCTCTGGTCCGTCGCTTCCAGAAGATCGACGTCAACGAGCCGTCGATCGACGATGCGATCGAGATCATGAAGGGCCTGAAGCCCTATTTCGAGGACTATCACAAGCTTCGCTATACCAACGAGGCGATCAAGTCGGCCGTCGAACTGTCGGCCCGCTACATCTCCGACCGCAAGCTGCCGGACAAGGCGATCGACGTGATCGACGAGACCGGTGCGGCGCAGATGCTGCTGCCGGCCTCCAAGCGCCGCAAGCTGATCACCGAGAAGGAGATCGAGGCAACGATCGCGACAATGGCGCGGATCCCGCCCAAGACCGTTTCCAAGGATGACGAGATGGTTCTCGCCAACCTGGAAAAGGAATTGCGCTCGGTCGTCTACGGTCAGGATGCGGCCATCGAAGCACTGTCGACCTCGATCAAGCTGGCACGTGCCGGCCTGCGCGAGCCGAACAAGCCGATCGGTTCCTACGTCTTTTCCGGCCCGACCGGCGTCGGCAAGACGGAAGTCGCCAAGCAGCTTGCCGCTTCGCTCGGCGTGGAACTGTTACGTTTCGACATGTCGGAATATATGGAACGCCACACGGTCTCCAGGCTGCTTGGCGCACCTCCGGGCTATGTCGGCTTCGATCAGGGCGGTCTTCTGACCGATCAGGTCGATCAGCATCCGCATAGCGTGGTCCTGCTTGACGAAATCGAGAAGGCGCATCCGGATATCTACAATATCCTGCTGCAGGTCATGGACCATGGTTCGCTGACCGACCACAACGGCAAGAAGATCGACTTCCGCAACGTCATCTTGATCATGACGACCAATGCGGGTGCTTCGGAAATGGCCAAGGCCGCCATCGGCTTCGGCTCGTCCAAGCGCACCGGCGAAGACGAAGAGGCATTGAACCGCCTGTTCACGCCGGAATTCCGCAACCGTCTCGACGCGACGATCCCATTCGCGCCGCTGCCGACGGCCGTCATTCATCAGGTGGTGCAGAAGTTCGTCATGCAGCTGGAAACCCAGCTGTCCGAACGCAACGTCACCTTCGACCTGCACGACGATGCCGTCGCATGGCTGGCCGACAAGGGTTACGACGAGAAGATGGGCGCACGTCCATTGTCTCGCGTCATCCAGGAACACATCAAGAAGCCGCTCGCCAACGAGATTCTGTTCGGTGCGCTGCGCAAGGGTGGTGTCGTTCGCGTGAGGGTCGGCAAGGACGAGAACGGCAAGGACAAGCTGGTGCTGGATTCCATTCCGGAAGCCGTGCCGGTGAAGCCGAAGCCTGAGGCCGAAGTCGAGGAAGCTGCCGAAGAGGCGAAGGCCAAGGTTGCCAAGCCGAAGGCCGCCAAGAAGGCTGCGCCGAAGGGCAAGGCCGGCGGTTCGGCCAAGGCCAAGGCGGATGACGACGGCGACGTGATCGCCGAAGACGCGCCGAAGCCGCGCAAGGGCGGCACGGTGCCGCGGGTACCGAAAGCGAAGTAA